One region of Camelina sativa cultivar DH55 chromosome 6, Cs, whole genome shotgun sequence genomic DNA includes:
- the LOC104792836 gene encoding uncharacterized protein LOC104792836 isoform X1 gives MADSRKRDSGDDHRHRDDQPNDGDDDFSSGFRSNGFEGDVESTRTESSRVSDPSTEETGGGDFLVGEDRVLRWLQALDMQVMGACRGDERLKPLLKLNVSNGMAEDRLLAHLSQHFEPAEIGMLARCFCIPLVSARVGKIKKEGTLMRPTTIRGNLSLMVLPTSDLRLSFIGDNGHSEQIFTYTSKSQCSAVSIEEITADSSGRSFVIRIADGNAFYYWCSEKSKLLGTELRRKMKDLIKKKPSISELTGIEESRLGSVASHLRLYLMGSVVPNIKGCPVPTPDSLSSSGFSETADSSSSSASSKSLKARHSGTQLTKAQGSLSPRSSSFEENTLRNSSLRISSSDKSKRRSEGHFSILDNLPITSIPTNVEGFIQSEGEGEAAEDSNGSSQFIAFEAAELTPSTMTGPPQYPLKMGPPIFSPYYCWCPPTTSSLHAPSASYQFPSLSIELPSLPPLSSLLPSSLLPASGSDGFLISSSPLDLSDIPPLPLVHHIPIPGSSSSSQQIMIPMMCDPIVHIPVIDICSSGQGYLVSAGPTGMIPTGISPLPVENDSLVEKGARETLRLLINGANAATSAPLNHHGSRGLYSGNRDVSGVSLFAPIGLQQPSSGDGGDGGGENVSSGEGVPAPPRETSSG, from the exons ATGGCCGATTCTAGGAAACGAGATTCCGGAGACGATCATCGTCATCGTGATGATCAGCCAAATGACGGCGATGATGATTTCTCGTCTGGTTTTCGATCTAATGGATTTGAAGGAGACGTTGAATCGACGAGGACCGAGAGCAGCAGAGTTTCAGATCCGTCGACTGAAGAAACCGGAGGAGGAGACTTTTTGGTTGGGGAGGATAGGGTTTTACGGTGGCTGCAAGCTTTGGATATGCAAGTTATGGGAGCTTGTCGAGGTGACGAGAGGTTGAAGCCGTTGTTGAAGCTTAACGTTTCTAATGGGATGGCTGAAGATCGATTGCTTGCTCATCTTAGCCAG CACTTCGAGCCAGCTGAAATTGGTATGTTGGCTAGATGTTTTTGCATACCTCTCGTTTCTGCTCGCGTCGGGAAGATTAAGAAGGAAGGTACTCTAATGCGCCCCACTACCATCAG GGGTAACTTGAGCCTCATGGTCTTGCCAACATCCGACTTGCGACTTTCATTTATCGGAGACAATGGTCATTCAGAACAAATCTTTACATATACCAGCAAATCTCAGTGCTCTGCTGTGTCAATTGAGGAAATAACTGCGGACAGCTCTGGTAGATCTTTTGTTATAAGGATTGCAGATGGCAATGCTTTCTACTATTGGTGTTCAGAGAAGTCAAAACTTCTGGGAACTGAATTGCGTAGGAAG ATGAAGGACTTGATCAAAAAGAAGCCATCGATCTCGGAACTAACTGGAATTGAAGAATCACGTCTTGGCTCTGTTGCTTCTCATCTCCGTTTGTATCTTATGGGTTCAGTAGTGCCCAACATCAAAGGTTGTCCAGTCCCAACGCCTGATTCATTATCGTCTTCTGGCTTTTCTGAAACAGCTGATTCTTCCTCCTCAAGTGCATCATCAAAATCTCTTAAAGCACGCCACAGCGGGACTCAACTGACAAAGGCCCAAGGAAGCCTCAGCCCTAGATCGAGCTCCTTCGAAGAAAACACACTGAGAAATTCTTCTCTACGAATCTCCTCTAGCGATAAATCAAAACGACGCAGTGAAGGCCATTTTTCAATCTTGGATAATCTACCCATTACTTCCATCCCCACCAATGTAGAGGGTTTTATTCAGTCAGAAGGAGAAGGTGAAGCCGCGGAGGATAGTAATGGAAGCAGTCAGTTTATTGCTTTCGAAGCAGCAGAGTTAACACCAAGTACAATGACCGGACCACCACAATATCCTTTGAAGATGGGTCCGCCAATCTTTTCACCGTATTACTGCTGGTGCCCTCCAACCACCTCATCGCTTCACGCACCATCTGCCTCTTATCAGTTCCCATCACTATCCATCGAGCTACCTTCACTACCGCCCCTTTCCTCGTTATTACCATCATCCTTATTACCAGCATCAGGATCAGATGGGTTtttgatctcatcatcaccgCTTGATCTGTCGGACATCCCTCCATTACCTTTAGTCCACCATATACCCATTCCAGGCTCATCATCATCGTCCCAGCAGATAATGATTCCTATGATGTGTGACCCTATCGTTCATATTCCGGTTATCGATATCTGCTCTTCTGGTCAAGGCTATCTGGTAAGTGCTGGACCCACCGGGATGATACCAACGGGCATCTCACCGCTCCCAGTGGAGAATGATTCTCTGGTAGAGAAAGGCGCAAGAGAAACACTAAGATTGCTCATAAACGGAGCCAATGCAGCAACCTCTGCGCCTTTGAACCACCATGGAAGCAGAGGTCTATACAGTGGGAACCGGGACGTGAGTGGTGTGAGCTTATTTGCACCAATTGGACTGCAGCAACCGAGTTCAGGTGACGGaggagatggtggtggtgagaATGTGAGCTCAGGCGAAGGAGTGCCTGCGCCTCCCAGAGAGACTTCTTCtggttag
- the LOC104792836 gene encoding uncharacterized protein LOC104792836 isoform X2: MVLPTSDLRLSFIGDNGHSEQIFTYTSKSQCSAVSIEEITADSSGRSFVIRIADGNAFYYWCSEKSKLLGTELRRKMKDLIKKKPSISELTGIEESRLGSVASHLRLYLMGSVVPNIKGCPVPTPDSLSSSGFSETADSSSSSASSKSLKARHSGTQLTKAQGSLSPRSSSFEENTLRNSSLRISSSDKSKRRSEGHFSILDNLPITSIPTNVEGFIQSEGEGEAAEDSNGSSQFIAFEAAELTPSTMTGPPQYPLKMGPPIFSPYYCWCPPTTSSLHAPSASYQFPSLSIELPSLPPLSSLLPSSLLPASGSDGFLISSSPLDLSDIPPLPLVHHIPIPGSSSSSQQIMIPMMCDPIVHIPVIDICSSGQGYLVSAGPTGMIPTGISPLPVENDSLVEKGARETLRLLINGANAATSAPLNHHGSRGLYSGNRDVSGVSLFAPIGLQQPSSGDGGDGGGENVSSGEGVPAPPRETSSG; encoded by the exons ATGGTCTTGCCAACATCCGACTTGCGACTTTCATTTATCGGAGACAATGGTCATTCAGAACAAATCTTTACATATACCAGCAAATCTCAGTGCTCTGCTGTGTCAATTGAGGAAATAACTGCGGACAGCTCTGGTAGATCTTTTGTTATAAGGATTGCAGATGGCAATGCTTTCTACTATTGGTGTTCAGAGAAGTCAAAACTTCTGGGAACTGAATTGCGTAGGAAG ATGAAGGACTTGATCAAAAAGAAGCCATCGATCTCGGAACTAACTGGAATTGAAGAATCACGTCTTGGCTCTGTTGCTTCTCATCTCCGTTTGTATCTTATGGGTTCAGTAGTGCCCAACATCAAAGGTTGTCCAGTCCCAACGCCTGATTCATTATCGTCTTCTGGCTTTTCTGAAACAGCTGATTCTTCCTCCTCAAGTGCATCATCAAAATCTCTTAAAGCACGCCACAGCGGGACTCAACTGACAAAGGCCCAAGGAAGCCTCAGCCCTAGATCGAGCTCCTTCGAAGAAAACACACTGAGAAATTCTTCTCTACGAATCTCCTCTAGCGATAAATCAAAACGACGCAGTGAAGGCCATTTTTCAATCTTGGATAATCTACCCATTACTTCCATCCCCACCAATGTAGAGGGTTTTATTCAGTCAGAAGGAGAAGGTGAAGCCGCGGAGGATAGTAATGGAAGCAGTCAGTTTATTGCTTTCGAAGCAGCAGAGTTAACACCAAGTACAATGACCGGACCACCACAATATCCTTTGAAGATGGGTCCGCCAATCTTTTCACCGTATTACTGCTGGTGCCCTCCAACCACCTCATCGCTTCACGCACCATCTGCCTCTTATCAGTTCCCATCACTATCCATCGAGCTACCTTCACTACCGCCCCTTTCCTCGTTATTACCATCATCCTTATTACCAGCATCAGGATCAGATGGGTTtttgatctcatcatcaccgCTTGATCTGTCGGACATCCCTCCATTACCTTTAGTCCACCATATACCCATTCCAGGCTCATCATCATCGTCCCAGCAGATAATGATTCCTATGATGTGTGACCCTATCGTTCATATTCCGGTTATCGATATCTGCTCTTCTGGTCAAGGCTATCTGGTAAGTGCTGGACCCACCGGGATGATACCAACGGGCATCTCACCGCTCCCAGTGGAGAATGATTCTCTGGTAGAGAAAGGCGCAAGAGAAACACTAAGATTGCTCATAAACGGAGCCAATGCAGCAACCTCTGCGCCTTTGAACCACCATGGAAGCAGAGGTCTATACAGTGGGAACCGGGACGTGAGTGGTGTGAGCTTATTTGCACCAATTGGACTGCAGCAACCGAGTTCAGGTGACGGaggagatggtggtggtgagaATGTGAGCTCAGGCGAAGGAGTGCCTGCGCCTCCCAGAGAGACTTCTTCtggttag
- the LOC104699335 gene encoding signal recognition particle 54 kDa protein 3-like, translated as LIINHNHHLLQIILTELVSKLDPGKPALIWGKRESSIVMFIGLRGVGKTKTCAKYARYHRKKGFRPALVCADTFSTNAFLRLNKAAKDEVPVYGSYTADPAELAAEGIAKFKNDKRDLIIVDTSDRHQQYSTLFEEMRLLSQSMNPDLVIYVMDSSIGQAAFDQAQAFKQSFTLGVIILLLIYTATLKHVVLSALLQQQSVP; from the exons CTCATCATCAATCATAACCACCACCTGCTTCAGATTATCTTAACTGAGCTCGTTAGTAAGCTTGATCCGGGAAAGCCTGCACTCATTTGGGGAAAGCGTGAATCTAGCATAGTCATGTTCATCGGATTACGag GTGTTGGAAAGACCAAAACGTGTGCCAAGTATGCTCGTTACCACCGGAAGAAGGGATTCAGGCCAGCTTTAGTCTGTGCTGATACTTTCAGCACCAATGCTTTTCTCCGGCTCAACAAGGCTGCCAAAGATGAGGTTCCAGTTTACGGAAG ttACACGGCAGATCCTGCAGAACTTGCCGCTGAAGGAATTGCAAAGTTCAAGAACGACAAGCGTGACCTTATAATTGTAGACACCAGTGACCGCCATCAACAATATTCTACATTGTTTGAAGAAATGCGCCTATTATCCCAATCAATG AATCCAGATCTTGTTATATATGTCATGGATAGCAGTATTGGTCAAGCTGCATTTGACCAAGCTCAAGCATTCAAACAAAGTTTCACTCTTGGAGTTATCATTTTGTTACTAATATACACGGCAACTCTCAAGCATGTGGTGCTATCAGCGC TGTTGCAGCAGCAAAGTGTCCCATGA